The Thermotoga neapolitana DSM 4359 sequence TCACCAAAAGTTGCGCGGTGGATCTGGCTCCATATGGAATAAGGGTTAACGCTGTATGTCCGGGAACCACTATGACTCCGTTGGTCGAGAAAGCCCTGAAGATGGAAAAATCTCCCGAGATGGTGAAGAAACAACTGGAATCTTCTCGCCCTCTGAATCGATTGGGGGATCCTTCGGAGATAGCGGCAGCTATTGTTTTTCTCGCGTCTGATGTGCCCGGGTATGCTACAGGTGCGATTTTCCCGATCGATGGGGGTTACACCGCATGGTGAAGGAACCGATACTTGTTCTGAAGGGAATCACGAAAGAGTTTCCCGGGGTGAAAGCTTTACAAAGTGTAGATCTGGAAGTATTTCCAGGAGAAATACATGCTCTTCTCGGAGAGAACGGAGCCGGAAAAAGCACCCTCATGAAGATCATCAGTGGGATAATAGAACCGGATAGTGGTAGCATCGTACTGGATGGAAAGAAAGTCAGGTTTAGAACACCTAGGGAGGCTTTGAACGCTGGTATAGCTCTTGTGCATCAAGAACTCTCACTGATACCTTCTCTTAGCGTCGCTGAAAACATATTCCTGGGACGGTGGCCGAGGGGGATCTTTGGGATAGACTGGTCTTACATAAACGATCGAGCTCAAGAACTTTTGAAAAAGTTCGATCTCAGGATCAATCCTAGAGCTCTCGTGAGAGACCTGAGCGTAGCAGAGCAACAAATAGTTGAAATCTTAAAAGCGATCAGTCAACCCCATGTGAAACTACTCCTTCTGGATGAACCCACATCGGCTCTCAGTGAAGACGAAGTTGAACGGCTCTTTGAACTTCTCTTCGAGATTAAGAAAGAAGGAAAAGCCATCATATTTATTTCGCACAAACTTGATGAGGCCCTGAGGATAGCGGACAGAATTACTATTTTGAGAGATGGTAAAAAAATAATCACAGCCCCTAGAGGAGAGCTAACAGAGAGAGATGTTGTCTTTTATATGACAGGAAAACACCTTGAAGAGGAAGTGATTACACACGACTCTGTAGAAGGATCCCCCCTTCTATCTGTTCGCAATTTTTCAGCCGGTGTTGTAAAAAACGTGAATCTAGATCTCTACGCCGGTGAAATCCTAGCAATATTTGGACTGCTGGGATCAGGTCGTACAACTCTTGCACGTGGATTGTTTGGCTTAGAAAAAGCGGAGGGAGACATTCTCATCGAAGGAAATAAGGTGAGAATTTCTTCGCCCATCGATGCGATAAATGCTGGCATAGGATACTTACCGGAGGACAGAAGAGAAGCTCTTGTCTTCCAATTTTCGGT is a genomic window containing:
- a CDS encoding sugar ABC transporter ATP-binding protein produces the protein MVKEPILVLKGITKEFPGVKALQSVDLEVFPGEIHALLGENGAGKSTLMKIISGIIEPDSGSIVLDGKKVRFRTPREALNAGIALVHQELSLIPSLSVAENIFLGRWPRGIFGIDWSYINDRAQELLKKFDLRINPRALVRDLSVAEQQIVEILKAISQPHVKLLLLDEPTSALSEDEVERLFELLFEIKKEGKAIIFISHKLDEALRIADRITILRDGKKIITAPRGELTERDVVFYMTGKHLEEEVITHDSVEGSPLLSVRNFSAGVVKNVNLDLYAGEILAIFGLLGSGRTTLARGLFGLEKAEGDILIEGNKVRISSPIDAINAGIGYLPEDRREALVFQFSVSKNITLASFREICRKGILDFRKERELSSSLVEKLRIKTPSLDKRVMYLSGGNQQKVLLARWICRKPRVLILDEPTRGIDVGAKYEIRQLVRELAKEGMGIIYITSEAQEAVEVGDRIAIMRNGKIIKTLKNINLSKGDILAEAGGAVRA